A single window of Xylocopilactobacillus apicola DNA harbors:
- the prmA gene encoding 50S ribosomal protein L11 methyltransferase has translation MQWAKIQVITTNEAIEAVSEILTKFGAKGVEINDPLDHYEKPSSDTVIDQRTLTEGEVSVTTWIAESEKLNPEAIKKEVEGLSEFGLDPGEVKIYLSFEDDQNWNLTWREHYSPIPVASNMVIIPVWQKEEYQNDPRIKIFIDPGMAFGTGDHPTTILTLQALLIAYRLEDKVFDIGSGSGILSIAAVKLGAKNVYATDLDQTTIENAEENLRINGVSQDVELKVSDLLKATDQKADLILANILAEVHFQLIPELDSHLNEGGRVILGGIIKEKEAAITDKLEDFGFKVTERLSMKDWVSLIVQRVD, from the coding sequence ATGCAGTGGGCTAAAATTCAAGTAATCACAACCAACGAAGCAATTGAAGCTGTGAGCGAGATTTTAACTAAATTTGGCGCAAAAGGAGTAGAGATAAACGATCCGCTTGATCATTATGAAAAGCCAAGTTCTGATACAGTTATTGATCAAAGAACTCTCACAGAAGGTGAGGTTAGCGTCACAACTTGGATTGCTGAATCTGAGAAATTAAATCCAGAAGCTATTAAGAAAGAAGTTGAAGGGTTAAGTGAGTTTGGGCTTGATCCAGGCGAAGTCAAAATTTATCTTTCTTTTGAAGACGATCAGAATTGGAATTTGACCTGGCGTGAGCATTATTCCCCCATTCCGGTTGCCTCAAATATGGTGATTATTCCAGTTTGGCAAAAAGAAGAGTATCAAAATGATCCACGGATCAAAATTTTTATTGATCCTGGGATGGCTTTTGGAACGGGAGATCATCCAACGACTATTTTGACGCTGCAGGCGCTGTTAATCGCTTATCGCTTAGAAGATAAAGTTTTCGATATTGGGAGCGGTAGCGGGATTCTTTCGATCGCTGCTGTGAAATTAGGAGCAAAAAACGTTTATGCAACTGATCTTGATCAAACGACAATTGAAAATGCGGAAGAGAATTTAAGAATTAATGGTGTGAGTCAAGATGTTGAATTAAAAGTAAGTGACCTTTTGAAAGCTACTGATCAGAAGGCTGATCTAATTTTGGCAAATATTTTAGCCGAAGTTCATTTTCAACTGATTCCTGAGCTCGACAGCCACTTAAATGAAGGCGGAAGAGTTATTCTCGGGGGCATTATCAAAGAAAAAGAAGCAGCAATTACGGATAAATTAGAAGATTTTGGATTTAAAGTTACAGAACGCCTAAGCATGAAGGATTGGGTCAGCTTAATCGTACAGCGGGTCGACTAA
- a CDS encoding RsmE family RNA methyltransferase: MQRVFIDNNLDSRVVLTGEEYHHLAEVLRYQPGKTFEVADTNGQVAVYELSRIDIDQKQLHAKRISENSRNSELPVEVTLICALTKGKKIDETVEKGTEFGASHFVFYPSKFSPLKYSDEWGQKKEERLNKIALSAAKQSHRNVVPSVEIVRSWSECDLDAQIKFLAYEKTDPTGLNFKASLDKLSPGTSVCCAFGPEGGYDVLEVDEFIDHGFQDISLGQRILRAENAPIFFLSVLSFYFEL, from the coding sequence ATGCAAAGAGTTTTTATTGATAATAATTTAGACTCACGAGTTGTTTTGACGGGGGAAGAATACCATCATTTAGCCGAAGTGTTGCGCTACCAACCAGGTAAAACTTTTGAAGTAGCTGATACAAATGGTCAGGTGGCAGTGTATGAATTATCTCGAATCGATATTGATCAAAAACAACTTCATGCCAAGCGGATCAGTGAAAATTCTCGTAATTCGGAGTTGCCGGTTGAGGTAACTTTAATTTGTGCCCTTACTAAAGGCAAAAAAATAGATGAGACGGTGGAAAAGGGGACCGAATTTGGCGCAAGCCATTTTGTTTTCTATCCGTCGAAGTTTTCGCCGCTTAAGTATTCGGATGAGTGGGGTCAAAAAAAGGAAGAGCGTTTAAATAAAATTGCCTTAAGTGCTGCCAAGCAGTCTCATCGCAACGTTGTGCCGTCGGTGGAAATTGTTCGTTCATGGTCTGAATGTGATTTAGACGCCCAAATTAAATTTTTGGCTTACGAGAAAACTGACCCAACTGGGCTAAACTTTAAAGCGTCGCTGGATAAATTGAGTCCTGGAACGTCAGTTTGTTGCGCTTTTGGACCAGAAGGCGGGTATGATGTTTTGGAAGTGGATGAATTTATTGATCACGGCTTTCAAGATATCTCTCTCGGTCAGAGA
- the trpS gene encoding tryptophan--tRNA ligase — protein MKKIALTGDRPTGKLHLGHYVGSLKQRIELEQEVDQNLIMIADMQALTDNARDPEKIRKSLTDVALDYLSVGIDPKVSTIFVQSQIPALNELTMIYLNLVTVSRLERNPTVKTEIKQKKFGQSVPAGFFIYPVSQASDITAFKANYVPVGDDQEPMIEQTREIVRSFNSIYKKDILVEPKGIFPPKGQGRIPGIDGNAKMSKSLGNAIYLSDSADEVKKKVMSMYTDPNHIHVEDPGSVEGNVVFTYLDLFDPDQAKVQDLKDQYQKGGLGDVLIKRRLIEVLNAFLDPIRTKREDYKANLDYVYDVLKAGDEVANQLADATLNEVRDAMGINYFN, from the coding sequence ATGAAAAAAATTGCATTAACGGGTGACCGACCAACCGGAAAACTTCATCTCGGACATTATGTGGGCTCGCTCAAACAACGCATTGAGCTTGAACAAGAAGTTGATCAAAATTTAATCATGATTGCAGATATGCAGGCGCTAACGGATAATGCTCGCGATCCTGAGAAAATTAGGAAAAGCCTCACAGATGTTGCACTTGATTATCTTTCAGTCGGGATTGATCCAAAAGTTTCAACTATTTTCGTTCAATCGCAAATCCCAGCTTTAAATGAACTGACGATGATTTATCTTAATTTAGTTACGGTCTCGCGCTTAGAACGCAATCCAACCGTCAAAACAGAAATAAAACAAAAGAAATTTGGACAAAGTGTGCCAGCAGGATTCTTTATCTATCCGGTTTCGCAAGCTTCAGATATCACGGCATTTAAAGCCAATTACGTACCGGTAGGTGATGATCAGGAACCGATGATCGAACAAACTCGAGAAATTGTCCGATCATTCAATTCAATTTACAAAAAAGATATTTTGGTTGAACCTAAAGGAATTTTTCCACCCAAAGGTCAAGGTCGGATTCCGGGGATTGATGGCAACGCGAAGATGAGTAAATCTTTAGGTAATGCGATTTATCTATCTGATAGCGCTGATGAGGTTAAGAAGAAAGTAATGTCGATGTATACCGATCCTAACCATATTCATGTTGAGGATCCTGGTTCGGTTGAGGGCAATGTTGTATTTACTTATTTGGATCTTTTTGACCCAGATCAAGCTAAGGTGCAGGATTTAAAAGATCAGTACCAAAAAGGTGGTCTCGGGGATGTTTTAATCAAGCGCCGTTTAATTGAGGTTTTGAATGCCTTTTTAGATCCAATTCGCACTAAACGCGAAGATTATAAAGCCAATCTTGATTACGTTTATGATGTTTTAAAAGCAGGCGACGAAGTAGCCAATCAATTGGCAGATGCCACTTTAAATGAAGTGAGAGATGCGATGGGGATTAATTATTTTAATTAA